A window of Metabacillus sp. B2-18 contains these coding sequences:
- a CDS encoding glycoside hydrolase family 43 protein, translating into MKRSVYQRFLVLFCAVGFVISGTAITSDHKVQANEIPVFEEVSVHDPSVLRVDDTYYIFGSHLAAAKTKDFMKWEQISSEVNPANPLFENVVEELKETFEWSQSDTLWAADVIQLEDGKFYMYYNACKGDSPRSALGVAVADSVEGPYKDLGIILKSGMWDEESEDGTIYDATVHPNTVDPDTFFDKDGRLWMTYGSYSGGIFILKMDPKTGKPFPDQGYGKKLLGGNHSRIEASYIQYSKETDYYYMYLSFGGLDAIGGYNMRVVRSENPDGPYVDAEGNDMIHAKADPSLPLFDDASIEPYGVKLMGNFLFESKEGEIGTGYISPGHNSVYYDEKKGEQYLIFHTRFPERGEQHEVRVHKMYMNSQGWPVVSPYRYAGEELETVKKSELNGDYHFINHGKDISSEMKESVSIRLNKDGTITGGVEGTWKLDGEHEVALHLDGKTYNGVFVRQWEQASESYIMTFTAQSSEGISIWGSKLANENSPVSAMNSLYLVLFGGLVLGLSIGLFIFWKRKKNITN; encoded by the coding sequence ATGAAAAGGTCTGTTTATCAAAGATTTTTAGTGTTATTTTGTGCAGTTGGTTTTGTTATATCAGGAACTGCCATTACCTCAGATCATAAAGTTCAGGCAAACGAAATTCCTGTTTTTGAAGAAGTTTCTGTACATGATCCTTCTGTATTAAGGGTAGATGACACTTATTATATATTTGGATCTCATTTAGCTGCGGCAAAAACAAAAGACTTTATGAAATGGGAGCAAATCTCATCAGAAGTTAATCCTGCAAATCCTTTATTTGAAAACGTAGTGGAGGAATTGAAAGAAACGTTTGAATGGTCACAATCAGATACATTGTGGGCTGCGGATGTTATTCAGCTTGAGGATGGTAAGTTCTACATGTACTACAATGCGTGTAAAGGAGATTCTCCACGATCAGCACTTGGAGTGGCGGTTGCTGATTCAGTAGAAGGACCTTATAAAGATTTAGGAATTATTCTTAAATCAGGTATGTGGGACGAAGAAAGTGAAGATGGCACAATTTACGATGCAACAGTCCATCCAAATACAGTTGATCCTGATACATTTTTTGATAAGGATGGAAGGCTGTGGATGACATATGGCTCTTATTCAGGAGGAATTTTCATTCTAAAAATGGATCCAAAAACGGGTAAGCCTTTTCCAGATCAAGGTTATGGTAAGAAATTGCTTGGAGGAAATCACAGTAGAATAGAAGCTTCATATATTCAATACAGCAAAGAAACAGACTATTATTATATGTATTTATCATTTGGCGGCCTTGATGCAATTGGGGGCTATAACATGCGTGTTGTTAGGTCAGAAAACCCAGATGGACCATATGTGGATGCAGAAGGAAATGACATGATTCATGCCAAAGCGGATCCATCACTTCCATTATTTGATGATGCGTCAATTGAGCCTTATGGTGTGAAGTTAATGGGAAACTTTTTATTTGAAAGTAAAGAAGGTGAAATTGGAACTGGATATATTTCACCAGGCCATAATTCTGTTTATTATGATGAAAAAAAGGGGGAGCAATATCTAATTTTCCATACTCGTTTCCCAGAAAGAGGAGAACAACATGAGGTGCGCGTGCACAAAATGTATATGAATTCTCAAGGCTGGCCGGTTGTTTCCCCTTATCGCTATGCTGGGGAAGAGTTAGAAACAGTAAAAAAATCAGAGCTTAACGGTGATTATCATTTTATTAACCATGGTAAAGACATTAGTTCAGAAATGAAAGAATCAGTTTCTATTCGTCTAAATAAGGATGGCACGATTACTGGTGGAGTTGAAGGTACATGGAAATTAGATGGTGAGCATGAGGTGGCATTGCATCTTGATGGTAAAACGTATAACGGAGTATTTGTTCGTCAATGGGAGCAAGCATCAGAGAGTTATATAATGACTTTCACTGCACAATCATCTGAGGGGATTTCAATTTGGGGAAGCAAATTAGCCAATGAAAATTCACCAGTTTCTGCTATGAATTCTTTATATCTAGTATTGTTTGGTGGGTTAGTTTTAGGTTTGAGCATTGGCTTATTTATCTTTTGGAAAAGGAAAAAGAATATAACAAACTAA
- a CDS encoding sn-glycerol-1-phosphate dehydrogenase, with product MITLNELKNQSKACSCGNNHYDILIDDIVISDQALQEVVPYLESKKFKTVAIIADVYTDDVAGKTISNLLCEANIANSKSILQPNAQGDVVADEVALIEAMLGIPQDVDVVIAVGSGTIHDIVRFASFKMRKPFISVPTAPSVDGFNSMGAPVIIKGVKLTYQMQSPLAVFADLSILKGAPKEMIAAGFADMIGKYTSLADWKFSHLVANEPYCPLSARLTQEALNGCVNSIDQIIQAEKDGLKILMESLIQSGLAMLLVGHSSPASGGEHHLSHFWEMNFIKNSKPQVLHGAKVGVSTQLVLDLYKNQMLELISSNDKLKELSTNQAGAVLEQQHELIQVIKALPKSSDIAGMIKSLQGAVTPSDLGIPSELVSDSLRKAHKLRDRYTMLKFWNEHVGLHEYV from the coding sequence GTGATTACGTTAAATGAACTGAAGAACCAATCAAAAGCATGTTCATGTGGAAATAACCATTATGATATTTTAATTGATGACATTGTTATTAGTGATCAAGCATTACAGGAAGTTGTTCCATATTTAGAAAGTAAAAAATTTAAAACGGTTGCGATTATTGCAGATGTATATACCGATGATGTGGCTGGAAAAACGATTTCAAATCTACTATGTGAAGCAAACATTGCTAACTCTAAATCGATTCTTCAGCCAAATGCTCAGGGAGATGTAGTTGCAGATGAAGTAGCATTAATTGAAGCCATGTTAGGTATACCTCAGGATGTTGATGTTGTAATCGCTGTTGGATCCGGCACAATTCATGATATTGTTAGATTCGCAAGCTTTAAAATGAGGAAACCTTTTATTTCTGTTCCAACAGCCCCCTCTGTTGATGGCTTTAACTCAATGGGAGCCCCTGTCATTATTAAGGGGGTAAAACTAACGTATCAAATGCAATCCCCTCTTGCTGTATTTGCTGATCTTTCCATTCTTAAAGGTGCACCGAAAGAAATGATTGCAGCAGGTTTTGCTGATATGATTGGAAAGTATACCTCGTTAGCTGATTGGAAGTTTTCACATCTTGTTGCAAATGAACCATACTGTCCCTTGTCTGCACGATTAACACAAGAAGCTCTGAATGGATGCGTGAATTCTATTGACCAAATTATACAAGCGGAAAAAGACGGTCTAAAAATTCTAATGGAATCGCTTATTCAATCGGGCTTAGCCATGCTTTTAGTTGGTCATTCATCACCTGCGTCAGGCGGTGAACATCATCTTTCGCATTTTTGGGAAATGAACTTTATTAAGAATTCTAAACCACAAGTTCTTCATGGAGCAAAAGTAGGGGTTTCTACCCAGTTAGTATTAGATTTATATAAGAATCAGATGTTGGAACTAATTTCTTCGAACGATAAACTTAAAGAACTATCGACAAATCAAGCAGGAGCAGTACTTGAACAGCAACATGAGCTAATTCAAGTAATAAAAGCGTTACCTAAATCTAGTGACATTGCTGGCATGATTAAGTCATTACAAGGGGCAGTTACTCCGTCGGATCTTGGTATACCATCAGAACTTGTTTCAGACAGTTTAAGGAAAGCACATAAATTAAGAGATCGTTACACGATGTTAAAGTTTTGGAATGAACATGTAGGCCTACATGAATATGTATAA
- a CDS encoding glycoside hydrolase family 127 protein, with product MSNVRLLDGIFKDSERIGKEFLLSLDVDRLVASCYVAASLTPKKPRYGGWETMGISGHSIGHWLSAAATMYSVTRDEKLKEKLDYAVDELAYVQSQDPYGYVSGFPRDCYDRVFAGGDFEVSHFSLGNSWVPWYSIHKIYAGLIDAYNICQNQKALEVVLKLANWAKQGTDNLTDGEFQRMLICEHGGMNEAMADLYLITSNKDYLDLAVRFCHKAILDPLSKGIDELEGKHANTQIPKVIGAAKLYEITGEAYYRDASLFFWEQVTENRSYVIGGNSKNEHFGIENSEELGITTTETCNTYNMMKLTEHLYKWTHQSKYMDYYERALYNHILASQDPETGMKTYFVSTQPGHFKVYCSHDDSFWCCTGTGMENPARYTRSIYHQTENQLFVNLFIASEIHLVEKNISIKQETTFPEAPISKLTIVEAKDELLTFQIRVPYWISGELTAAINSKQTIARADKGYLEVSGCWNDGDVIELFIPMNLHSYKSKDEETKVAFMYGPIVLAGALGTERFPMSDILDDHLKLNNHPLIDVPTLVTSEKDLTKVIKPLEGSSLCFETEAIGQPGNLKMTLIPFYALHHQRYTLYWDVMDNEKYVEFLNKEQSETEKLESITIDAVQPNEQQPEVDHAIKTVNSHSGYLNLVHRGFRDSRDNGYFSYELAVDPEIEMYLHVTYFGGDRVLHLDGKAYERDFHILIEGEELVRQTLKGQKSDKLFAVVYPIPFSLTEGKEKIEVRFVSTEGKIAGGIYGVRMINKPL from the coding sequence ATGAGTAATGTTAGGCTTTTAGATGGTATTTTTAAAGATTCAGAAAGAATTGGAAAAGAGTTCCTCCTTTCTTTAGATGTAGATCGACTTGTTGCGTCTTGTTATGTTGCCGCTTCATTAACTCCCAAGAAACCTCGCTATGGTGGATGGGAAACAATGGGGATTAGCGGTCATTCGATTGGACATTGGCTATCAGCTGCTGCAACAATGTATTCGGTTACTAGAGATGAAAAATTAAAAGAAAAACTAGATTACGCTGTAGATGAACTTGCCTATGTTCAATCACAGGATCCCTATGGATATGTTAGTGGTTTCCCAAGAGATTGCTATGATCGAGTCTTTGCAGGCGGGGATTTTGAAGTATCGCATTTTAGCTTAGGGAATTCATGGGTGCCGTGGTACAGCATCCACAAAATATATGCAGGTCTTATCGATGCGTACAACATTTGTCAAAATCAGAAGGCACTAGAAGTTGTGCTAAAACTTGCAAATTGGGCCAAACAAGGAACAGATAACTTAACAGATGGAGAATTTCAAAGAATGTTAATTTGTGAGCATGGCGGAATGAATGAAGCAATGGCAGATCTTTATTTAATTACTAGTAACAAAGATTACCTTGATCTTGCCGTTAGATTCTGTCATAAAGCTATTCTAGATCCATTATCAAAAGGAATTGATGAACTAGAAGGAAAACACGCAAATACACAAATTCCAAAAGTAATTGGTGCTGCAAAACTATATGAAATCACAGGAGAAGCATATTATCGAGATGCTTCGTTATTCTTTTGGGAGCAAGTCACAGAAAACCGCTCATATGTAATAGGTGGGAATTCCAAAAATGAACATTTTGGTATTGAAAACTCTGAGGAGCTTGGTATAACAACAACCGAAACATGTAATACCTATAATATGATGAAGCTTACTGAGCATTTATATAAATGGACTCATCAATCAAAATATATGGATTATTATGAAAGAGCGTTATATAACCATATTCTAGCATCACAGGATCCAGAAACAGGAATGAAAACCTACTTTGTGTCAACTCAACCAGGTCATTTTAAAGTTTATTGTTCCCATGATGATTCTTTCTGGTGTTGTACTGGGACTGGAATGGAAAATCCTGCAAGATATACTAGAAGCATTTATCATCAGACTGAAAATCAATTGTTTGTAAACTTATTTATTGCCTCTGAAATACATCTAGTAGAAAAAAATATATCAATTAAACAAGAAACAACATTTCCTGAAGCCCCTATATCAAAGTTAACGATCGTAGAAGCAAAAGATGAGTTGTTGACGTTTCAAATTCGTGTACCATATTGGATATCTGGTGAGCTAACTGCGGCTATCAATAGTAAACAAACAATTGCTAGAGCGGATAAAGGATATCTTGAAGTAAGCGGCTGTTGGAATGATGGAGATGTAATTGAACTGTTTATTCCAATGAATTTGCATTCATACAAATCGAAAGATGAAGAAACAAAGGTAGCTTTTATGTACGGTCCTATCGTTCTTGCGGGAGCTCTAGGAACAGAAAGGTTCCCTATGAGTGATATTCTAGATGACCATTTAAAGCTTAATAATCACCCCTTGATCGATGTCCCAACTCTAGTAACGAGTGAAAAAGATTTAACAAAAGTGATCAAGCCACTCGAAGGCTCCTCATTATGTTTTGAAACAGAGGCTATCGGACAACCAGGGAATCTTAAGATGACACTTATCCCTTTTTATGCTCTTCATCATCAGAGGTATACGTTGTACTGGGATGTAATGGACAACGAAAAATATGTTGAGTTTTTAAACAAAGAACAAAGTGAAACAGAGAAACTAGAAAGTATCACAATAGATGCTGTCCAACCAAATGAACAACAGCCGGAAGTGGATCATGCTATCAAAACAGTAAACTCCCATTCAGGCTATTTAAACCTTGTTCATAGAGGCTTTCGAGATAGTCGTGATAATGGGTATTTTAGCTACGAATTAGCTGTTGATCCTGAAATTGAGATGTACTTGCATGTTACTTACTTTGGAGGAGATCGAGTTTTACATCTAGATGGTAAAGCTTATGAAAGGGATTTTCATATATTGATAGAGGGGGAAGAACTTGTACGACAAACACTTAAAGGTCAAAAGTCTGATAAACTTTTTGCTGTTGTATATCCTATCCCCTTTTCATTAACAGAAGGAAAAGAAAAGATTGAAGTGAGATTTGTTTCAACTGAAGGAAAAATAGCAGGTGGTATATATGGCGTAAGAATGATTAATAAACCATTATAA
- a CDS encoding GntR family transcriptional regulator, producing MAQQTKVSMVKEKIKEWIVNGKVLPGEKIYSENELVKMFEVSRHTVRQAVGDLVHDGWLYREQGAGTFCSTQLIQGQPQSKSNSAGKTIGVITTYISDYIFPSIIKGIESYLTTRGYSLTFACTDNDPEKEKQCIETMINHNIDGLIVEPTRSSSYNPNLHYYLEMEQKNIPYLMINQIYPQLNPANIILDDEKGGYIATDHLIKQGHKKIIGLFKSDDLQGLNRMQGFIRAFRENNIPFFPDMFVTYTTEEKGFIFKMMTLLKEASTRPTAIVCYNDEVALQVLNLLRDLKMKVPEHMSIVGYDNSYLAEASETKLTSVTHPKTDMGIEAAKWIVDAVEKRENEAFKNKQKVYDPKLVIRNSTSTVSKPAVERKQIII from the coding sequence ATGGCACAGCAAACAAAGGTTAGCATGGTGAAAGAAAAAATTAAAGAATGGATTGTAAATGGTAAGGTTTTACCTGGAGAGAAAATTTATTCAGAAAACGAATTAGTAAAAATGTTTGAGGTTAGTAGGCATACGGTTCGACAGGCTGTTGGTGATCTTGTGCATGACGGCTGGTTGTATAGAGAACAAGGAGCAGGAACTTTTTGCTCGACCCAATTAATTCAGGGACAGCCACAATCGAAAAGCAATTCAGCTGGTAAAACAATTGGTGTAATCACCACGTATATTTCTGACTATATCTTCCCCTCTATTATCAAAGGAATTGAATCCTATTTAACAACACGCGGTTATTCGTTAACATTCGCTTGTACAGACAATGATCCTGAAAAGGAAAAGCAATGCATTGAAACAATGATTAATCATAATATAGATGGGTTAATTGTGGAACCTACAAGAAGCAGTAGCTACAATCCTAATCTACATTATTATTTGGAAATGGAACAAAAAAATATCCCATATCTTATGATTAACCAAATTTACCCACAGTTAAATCCTGCCAACATTATTTTAGATGATGAAAAGGGTGGTTATATTGCCACTGATCACTTAATTAAACAAGGACATAAGAAAATTATAGGCTTGTTTAAAAGTGATGATTTACAAGGGTTAAATCGTATGCAGGGATTTATTCGTGCATTTCGAGAAAACAACATACCATTTTTCCCGGATATGTTTGTAACATACACAACAGAGGAAAAGGGTTTTATTTTTAAAATGATGACTCTTTTGAAAGAGGCATCAACCCGACCGACTGCAATTGTCTGCTACAATGATGAAGTTGCTTTACAGGTATTGAACCTTTTAAGAGATCTTAAAATGAAAGTTCCTGAACATATGTCTATTGTAGGATATGATAATTCATACTTAGCAGAGGCTTCTGAGACAAAGTTAACATCTGTTACACATCCTAAGACAGATATGGGAATTGAGGCCGCGAAATGGATTGTTGATGCAGTAGAAAAACGGGAAAATGAGGCGTTCAAAAATAAACAAAAAGTTTATGATCCTAAGTTAGTCATACGGAATTCTACTTCTACAGTATCTAAACCAGCAGTTGAGAGAAAACAAATAATTATATAA
- a CDS encoding glycoside hydrolase family 27 protein, with product MKHHQYALTPPMGWNSWDCYGATVREDEVKGNADYMAKHLLQHGWEYVVVDIQWSEPGAVSSAYRPFVPLEMDEYSRLVPAVNRFPSAENGNGFKPLADYIHNLGLKFGIHIMRGIPRQAVHQNTKILGSNKTAREIARPNSICPWNTDMYGIDETKEGAQEYYDSLFKLYAEWEVDFVKVDDIADSKLYGAHTEEIKMIRKAIDRCGRPMVLSLSPGPAPLEHASLLEENANMWRMTDDFWDLWELLYNMFDRCYKWSKNSGPGFWPDADMLPLGHIGIRSVDGGASDRFTRFTKDEQITMMTLWSIFRSPLMFGGELRDNDEWTLSLLTNEEVLKMHRTSHSARQVYRKHDKVVWTAEGNNEIYVALFNISDRKQTVSVSLGELQVSKEEVQPRDLWSEKQLASVNSEIRYDLSPHASILLKIDK from the coding sequence TTGAAGCATCATCAATATGCTTTAACGCCACCAATGGGCTGGAATAGTTGGGATTGTTACGGTGCTACAGTAAGAGAAGATGAAGTGAAAGGAAACGCAGATTACATGGCAAAGCATCTGCTTCAGCATGGCTGGGAGTATGTTGTGGTGGACATTCAATGGTCAGAGCCTGGAGCTGTTTCTTCTGCTTATCGTCCGTTTGTTCCGTTAGAAATGGATGAATATTCAAGGTTAGTGCCGGCGGTTAATCGGTTTCCATCTGCTGAGAATGGGAACGGCTTTAAACCGTTAGCAGATTACATACACAATCTTGGTTTGAAATTTGGTATCCACATTATGAGAGGTATTCCTCGACAAGCTGTTCATCAAAATACAAAAATACTTGGTAGTAATAAAACAGCAAGGGAGATTGCAAGGCCTAACTCTATTTGTCCATGGAATACAGACATGTATGGTATAGACGAAACAAAAGAAGGTGCGCAAGAATACTATGATTCCCTGTTTAAGCTTTATGCTGAGTGGGAAGTGGATTTTGTTAAGGTAGATGATATTGCCGATTCGAAACTCTACGGAGCACATACTGAAGAGATAAAAATGATTAGAAAAGCGATCGATCGTTGCGGGCGACCAATGGTGTTAAGTTTATCACCTGGACCCGCTCCATTAGAGCATGCAAGCTTATTAGAAGAAAATGCAAATATGTGGAGAATGACAGATGATTTTTGGGACCTTTGGGAGCTTCTCTATAACATGTTTGATCGATGCTATAAATGGAGTAAAAATAGTGGTCCAGGATTTTGGCCAGACGCCGACATGTTGCCACTAGGACATATTGGTATTCGTTCTGTGGATGGTGGAGCAAGTGACCGATTTACAAGATTTACAAAAGACGAGCAAATCACGATGATGACGCTTTGGTCAATTTTTCGCTCTCCACTGATGTTTGGTGGAGAATTAAGAGATAACGATGAATGGACACTGTCTCTACTTACAAATGAAGAAGTACTGAAGATGCATAGAACAAGTCATAGTGCCCGACAGGTATATCGCAAACATGACAAAGTTGTATGGACTGCAGAAGGTAATAACGAAATCTATGTGGCACTCTTTAATATATCTGATAGAAAACAAACTGTTTCTGTATCACTTGGCGAACTACAAGTTTCCAAGGAGGAAGTTCAACCAAGAGATTTATGGAGTGAAAAGCAGTTAGCATCCGTTAACAGTGAGATTCGGTATGATTTATCGCCTCATGCATCAATACTTTTAAAAATAGACAAATAG